One part of the Arabidopsis thaliana chromosome 1 sequence genome encodes these proteins:
- a CDS encoding Chaperone DnaJ-domain superfamily protein (Chaperone DnaJ-domain superfamily protein; FUNCTIONS IN: unfolded protein binding, heat shock protein binding; INVOLVED IN: protein folding; LOCATED IN: cellular_component unknown; CONTAINS InterPro DOMAIN/s: Molecular chaperone, heat shock protein, Hsp40, DnaJ (InterPro:IPR015609), Heat shock protein DnaJ, N-terminal (InterPro:IPR001623), Heat shock protein DnaJ (InterPro:IPR003095); BEST Arabidopsis thaliana protein match is: DNAJ heat shock N-terminal domain-containing protein (TAIR:AT2G25560.1); Has 2956 Blast hits to 2955 proteins in 867 species: Archae - 40; Bacteria - 1338; Metazoa - 620; Fungi - 249; Plants - 426; Viruses - 3; Other Eukaryotes - 280 (source: NCBI BLink).) yields MNDSMKAPKFFKNQLKLAEAHYQRGNLKGAIEIVNDLTFGHPNTSSNHHEISQILLAYQINLTSQKASFTHYDILRISNPFCSHQMIQRKYRDILVKLYPDTNKSIAAKSAFEIINYAWKILSDPEKRKDYNIKKRFK; encoded by the coding sequence atgaaCGATTCAATGAAAGCtccaaaattctttaaaaaccAGCTAAAACTAGCGGAAGCACATTATCAAAGAGGTAATCTAAAAGGAGCCATTGAAATCGTGAATGACTTAACGTTTGGTCACCCAAACACATCTTCAAACCACCATGAGATCTCACAGATTCTCCTCGCCTATCAAATCAACTTGACTAGCCAAAAAGCCAGTTTCACACACTACGATATCTTGAGAATCTCAAATCCGTTCTGTAGCCATCAGATGATTCAAAGAAAGTACAGAGACATCTTGGTTAAGCTCTACCCCGACACAAATAAATCTATTGCCGCCAAATCAGCTTTCGAGATTATTAATTATGCGTGGAAGATCTTGTCCGATCCTGAAAAACGAAAAGATTACAATatcaaaaaaaggtttaagtGA